A window of the Sabethes cyaneus chromosome 1, idSabCyanKW18_F2, whole genome shotgun sequence genome harbors these coding sequences:
- the LOC128733137 gene encoding uncharacterized protein LOC128733137 isoform X3, protein MSSFTVLFITIFTTHMTIITTQNISVLPNISNVLKTKLSRNSHGRSIEQFGALVSYNRSSYKGYKTDKKTANKVLISDTRSTNVLNNSYVDAVISLFSSGSGGEDKKEISSDVKQNGKKTLSEQVIEGKYGLINKELFKIVPRRPGVISYKHNSDVPIDNAMNYGGLNGEDIWLSEDHLLIIKGGNINKNNKSVYWKPIDDYEAPARPIKLPLNPKIPPPFPVQLFDGGPIKLIKNIQLQMNNHFANDTAFTVLDGRHTNIGTDNDKSILSFFGKGIHSKFNGHHYLPPILGDTHNATSPLFFLNTSIISQSFDDKNKTDIDEEDQSLYYPPPYSFVYNNTYDNQVLPGPIVPGIILPPPPNLFAALDDNEKVMKMPLAVFNRMHNMKLHDRLNTSVIVQPIISFKGQSHRNLSDRVKIPIKIKTTNYNIEIEEANVKVLISANNTNRSTAAYNSPLQNTINIRKRAKNRAEINKPSNLLNHFQPNNVKGNTIYYEYFDSRTPAVYSYNNHMSTTPTPVLFENDEYIITSDKKTYEQPLANGKHPSIQSYSRDNKLPGIEYSHYKTIEEFNREIETIRQTLRYYKQSFPLTDSGRQLRTKPIYGSSFISNYADAFSKMFGGINSSTTYYNQDHISKSANLNLQMPNDHNFYKENRMTYKHVPSIRQPNYKVLGQFSDYNPHDNIGITNANPKVRYTPYTTPRPYYIDQPKWYIGKLNEERMPNPLIYNNGASGYNQKIFCEQPSTDSQHQKIGVNLQQQPVNSAGPFRSYISPDTHFQQKILIVNIYRIMKQAQEY, encoded by the exons GTCAAGAAACTCTCATGGTAGGAGCATCGAACAATTTGGAGCTCTCGTATCATACAACAGATCTTCCTATAAAGGCTATAAAACCGATAAAAAAACTGCAAACAAAGTGCTTATAAGCGATACCCGAAGTACTAATGTACTAAACAACAGCTACGTTGATGCGGTCATATCTCTATTTTCATCTGGCTCTGGTGGCGAGGacaaaaaagaaatttctagcgatgtaaaacaaaatggtaaaaaaacGCTATCTGAACAAGTGATAGAAGGTAAATATGGTTTAATCAATAAAGAACTTTTCAAAATAGTTCCGCGAAGACCTGGAGTAATTAGTTATAAACATAACTCAGATGTACCAATAGATAATGCTATGAACTATGGAGGATTGAATGGTGAAGACATCTGGCTGTCTGAAGATCATCTATTAATTATTAAAGGGggcaatataaataaaaataacaagaGCGTTTATTGGAAACCGATTGATGATTATGAAGCTCCTGCCAGACCAATCAAGCTACCACTGAATCCGAAAATTCCACCACCTTTTCCAGTTCAATTATTTGATGGTGGACCAataaaattaatcaaaaatatTCAACTTCAGATGAATAATCATTTTGCCAATGACACAGCATTTACCGTTTTAGATGGAAGACATACAAACATTGGTACTGATAATGATAAATCAATCCTGTCATTTTTCGGCAAAGGCATTCATTCAAAGTTTAATGGGCATCATTATTTACCGCCAATATTAGGTGATACGCATAACGCAACATCACCACTATTTTTTTTGAATACTTCAATTATCTCTCAATCGTTTGATGATAAGAACAAAACGGACATTGATGAGGAAGATCAATCTTTATATTATCCACCACCGTATAGTTTTGTATACAATAACACCTATGACAATCAAGTATTACCAGGTCCTATCGTACCTGGTATTATATTACCACCCCCTCCAAATCTATTTGCTGCTCTAGATGATAATGAAAAAGTTATGAAAATGCCGCTTGCTGTGTTTAATAGAATGCACAACATGAAATTGCATGATCGCTTGAACACATCAGTTATCGTACAACCGATTATAAGTTTCAAAGGACAGAGTCATAGAAACCTATCTGATAGAGTCAAAATTCCCATTAAAATTAAAACGACGAACTACAACATCGAAATAGAAGAGGCCAACGTTAAAGTACTTATATCTGCTAATAACACAAACCGTTCTACAGCAGCTTACAATTCTCCTCTACAGAACACCATAAATATCAGAAAACGTGCAAAAAATAGAGCAGAAATCAATAAACCCAGTAATTTGCTTAACCATTTCCAACCTAATAATGTTAAAGGCAATACTATATACTACGAGTATTTCGACTCCAGAACTCCAGCAGTATATTCGTATAACAATCACATGTCAACGACTCCTACGCcagttttgtttgaaaatgatgaatataTAATAACTTCTGATAAAAAGACATATGAACAGCCATTAGCGAATGGAAAACATCCTTCTATTCAGAGTTACTCAAGAGATAACAAATTACCTGGCATTGAGTACTCTCACTAcaaaacgattgaagagttCAATAGAGAAATTGAAACAATACGGCAAACATTACGTTACTATAAACAATCTTTTCCATTAACTGATTCTGGCCGTCAACTGAGAACCAAACCAATATATGGTAGTTCATTCATTTCTAACTACGCAGATGCATTCAGTAAAATGTTTGGTGGCATAAATTCTTCTACCACGTATTATAACCAAGATCATATTTCCAAGTCTGCCAATCTAAATTTGCAAATGCCAAATGACCACAATTTCTATAAGGAAAATCGTATGACGTATAAACATGTCCCTAGTATAAGACAACCCAACTATAAAGTTCTAGGACAATTTAGTGATTACAACCCCCATGATAATATAGGTATTACAAATGCAAATCCCAAGGTACGTTATACTCCATATACAACACCACGGCCATATTATATAGATCAACCTAAATGGTACATTGGAAAATTAAACGAAGAGCGAATGCCAAATCCTCTTATTTATAATAATGGTGCTAGTGGATATAATCAAAAAATATTCTGTGAACAGCCTTCTACTGACTCTCAACATCAGAAAATCGGTGTTAATCTCCAACAACAACCAGTTAATAGTGCAGGTCCTTTTAGATCATACATTAGTCCAG ATACCCACTTCCAACAAAAAATTCTAATAGTGAATATCTACCGGATAATGAAGCAAGCCCAAGAATACTAA
- the LOC128733137 gene encoding uncharacterized protein LOC128733137 isoform X1, producing MSSFTVLFITIFTTHMTIITTQNISVLPNISNVLKTKLSRNSHGRSIEQFGALVSYNRSSYKGYKTDKKTANKVLISDTRSTNVLNNSYVDAVISLFSSGSGGEDKKEISSDVKQNGKKTLSEQVIEGKYGLINKELFKIVPRRPGVISYKHNSDVPIDNAMNYGGLNGEDIWLSEDHLLIIKGGNINKNNKSVYWKPIDDYEAPARPIKLPLNPKIPPPFPVQLFDGGPIKLIKNIQLQMNNHFANDTAFTVLDGRHTNIGTDNDKSILSFFGKGIHSKFNGHHYLPPILGDTHNATSPLFFLNTSIISQSFDDKNKTDIDEEDQSLYYPPPYSFVYNNTYDNQVLPGPIVPGIILPPPPNLFAALDDNEKVMKMPLAVFNRMHNMKLHDRLNTSVIVQPIISFKGQSHRNLSDRVKIPIKIKTTNYNIEIEEANVKVLISANNTNRSTAAYNSPLQNTINIRKRAKNRAEINKPSNLLNHFQPNNVKGNTIYYEYFDSRTPAVYSYNNHMSTTPTPVLFENDEYIITSDKKTYEQPLANGKHPSIQSYSRDNKLPGIEYSHYKTIEEFNREIETIRQTLRYYKQSFPLTDSGRQLRTKPIYGSSFISNYADAFSKMFGGINSSTTYYNQDHISKSANLNLQMPNDHNFYKENRMTYKHVPSIRQPNYKVLGQFSDYNPHDNIGITNANPKVRYTPYTTPRPYYIDQPKWYIGKLNEERMPNPLIYNNGASGYNQKIFCEQPSTDSQHQKIGVNLQQQPVNSAGPFRSYISPGKNNMLNDQQLQTPSPYLERDVFINYRYPLPTKNSNSEYLPDNEASPRILIQYNLSDEKSQIHFSAQHDPKHP from the coding sequence GTCAAGAAACTCTCATGGTAGGAGCATCGAACAATTTGGAGCTCTCGTATCATACAACAGATCTTCCTATAAAGGCTATAAAACCGATAAAAAAACTGCAAACAAAGTGCTTATAAGCGATACCCGAAGTACTAATGTACTAAACAACAGCTACGTTGATGCGGTCATATCTCTATTTTCATCTGGCTCTGGTGGCGAGGacaaaaaagaaatttctagcgatgtaaaacaaaatggtaaaaaaacGCTATCTGAACAAGTGATAGAAGGTAAATATGGTTTAATCAATAAAGAACTTTTCAAAATAGTTCCGCGAAGACCTGGAGTAATTAGTTATAAACATAACTCAGATGTACCAATAGATAATGCTATGAACTATGGAGGATTGAATGGTGAAGACATCTGGCTGTCTGAAGATCATCTATTAATTATTAAAGGGggcaatataaataaaaataacaagaGCGTTTATTGGAAACCGATTGATGATTATGAAGCTCCTGCCAGACCAATCAAGCTACCACTGAATCCGAAAATTCCACCACCTTTTCCAGTTCAATTATTTGATGGTGGACCAataaaattaatcaaaaatatTCAACTTCAGATGAATAATCATTTTGCCAATGACACAGCATTTACCGTTTTAGATGGAAGACATACAAACATTGGTACTGATAATGATAAATCAATCCTGTCATTTTTCGGCAAAGGCATTCATTCAAAGTTTAATGGGCATCATTATTTACCGCCAATATTAGGTGATACGCATAACGCAACATCACCACTATTTTTTTTGAATACTTCAATTATCTCTCAATCGTTTGATGATAAGAACAAAACGGACATTGATGAGGAAGATCAATCTTTATATTATCCACCACCGTATAGTTTTGTATACAATAACACCTATGACAATCAAGTATTACCAGGTCCTATCGTACCTGGTATTATATTACCACCCCCTCCAAATCTATTTGCTGCTCTAGATGATAATGAAAAAGTTATGAAAATGCCGCTTGCTGTGTTTAATAGAATGCACAACATGAAATTGCATGATCGCTTGAACACATCAGTTATCGTACAACCGATTATAAGTTTCAAAGGACAGAGTCATAGAAACCTATCTGATAGAGTCAAAATTCCCATTAAAATTAAAACGACGAACTACAACATCGAAATAGAAGAGGCCAACGTTAAAGTACTTATATCTGCTAATAACACAAACCGTTCTACAGCAGCTTACAATTCTCCTCTACAGAACACCATAAATATCAGAAAACGTGCAAAAAATAGAGCAGAAATCAATAAACCCAGTAATTTGCTTAACCATTTCCAACCTAATAATGTTAAAGGCAATACTATATACTACGAGTATTTCGACTCCAGAACTCCAGCAGTATATTCGTATAACAATCACATGTCAACGACTCCTACGCcagttttgtttgaaaatgatgaatataTAATAACTTCTGATAAAAAGACATATGAACAGCCATTAGCGAATGGAAAACATCCTTCTATTCAGAGTTACTCAAGAGATAACAAATTACCTGGCATTGAGTACTCTCACTAcaaaacgattgaagagttCAATAGAGAAATTGAAACAATACGGCAAACATTACGTTACTATAAACAATCTTTTCCATTAACTGATTCTGGCCGTCAACTGAGAACCAAACCAATATATGGTAGTTCATTCATTTCTAACTACGCAGATGCATTCAGTAAAATGTTTGGTGGCATAAATTCTTCTACCACGTATTATAACCAAGATCATATTTCCAAGTCTGCCAATCTAAATTTGCAAATGCCAAATGACCACAATTTCTATAAGGAAAATCGTATGACGTATAAACATGTCCCTAGTATAAGACAACCCAACTATAAAGTTCTAGGACAATTTAGTGATTACAACCCCCATGATAATATAGGTATTACAAATGCAAATCCCAAGGTACGTTATACTCCATATACAACACCACGGCCATATTATATAGATCAACCTAAATGGTACATTGGAAAATTAAACGAAGAGCGAATGCCAAATCCTCTTATTTATAATAATGGTGCTAGTGGATATAATCAAAAAATATTCTGTGAACAGCCTTCTACTGACTCTCAACATCAGAAAATCGGTGTTAATCTCCAACAACAACCAGTTAATAGTGCAGGTCCTTTTAGATCATACATTAGTCCAGGTAAAAATAATATGTTGAACGATCAACAACTTCAAACACCAAGCCCATACCTAGAAAGAGATGTATTCATCAATTACAGATACCCACTTCCAACAAAAAATTCTAATAGTGAATATCTACCGGATAATGAAGCAAGCCCAAGAATACTAATTCAGTATAATTTATCAGATGAAAAATCACAGATACATTTCTCCGCTCAGCACGATCCGAAACATCCTTGA
- the LOC128733137 gene encoding uncharacterized protein LOC128733137 isoform X2, translating to MSSFTVLFITIFTTHMTIITTQNISVLPNISNVLKTKLSRNSHGRSIEQFGALVSYNRSSYKGYKTDKKTANKVLISDTRSTNVLNNSYVDAVISLFSSGSGGEDKKEISSDVKQNVPRRPGVISYKHNSDVPIDNAMNYGGLNGEDIWLSEDHLLIIKGGNINKNNKSVYWKPIDDYEAPARPIKLPLNPKIPPPFPVQLFDGGPIKLIKNIQLQMNNHFANDTAFTVLDGRHTNIGTDNDKSILSFFGKGIHSKFNGHHYLPPILGDTHNATSPLFFLNTSIISQSFDDKNKTDIDEEDQSLYYPPPYSFVYNNTYDNQVLPGPIVPGIILPPPPNLFAALDDNEKVMKMPLAVFNRMHNMKLHDRLNTSVIVQPIISFKGQSHRNLSDRVKIPIKIKTTNYNIEIEEANVKVLISANNTNRSTAAYNSPLQNTINIRKRAKNRAEINKPSNLLNHFQPNNVKGNTIYYEYFDSRTPAVYSYNNHMSTTPTPVLFENDEYIITSDKKTYEQPLANGKHPSIQSYSRDNKLPGIEYSHYKTIEEFNREIETIRQTLRYYKQSFPLTDSGRQLRTKPIYGSSFISNYADAFSKMFGGINSSTTYYNQDHISKSANLNLQMPNDHNFYKENRMTYKHVPSIRQPNYKVLGQFSDYNPHDNIGITNANPKVRYTPYTTPRPYYIDQPKWYIGKLNEERMPNPLIYNNGASGYNQKIFCEQPSTDSQHQKIGVNLQQQPVNSAGPFRSYISPGKNNMLNDQQLQTPSPYLERDVFINYRYPLPTKNSNSEYLPDNEASPRILIQYNLSDEKSQIHFSAQHDPKHP from the exons GTCAAGAAACTCTCATGGTAGGAGCATCGAACAATTTGGAGCTCTCGTATCATACAACAGATCTTCCTATAAAGGCTATAAAACCGATAAAAAAACTGCAAACAAAGTGCTTATAAGCGATACCCGAAGTACTAATGTACTAAACAACAGCTACGTTGATGCGGTCATATCTCTATTTTCATCTGGCTCTGGTGGCGAGGacaaaaaagaaatttctagcgatgtaaaacaaaatg TTCCGCGAAGACCTGGAGTAATTAGTTATAAACATAACTCAGATGTACCAATAGATAATGCTATGAACTATGGAGGATTGAATGGTGAAGACATCTGGCTGTCTGAAGATCATCTATTAATTATTAAAGGGggcaatataaataaaaataacaagaGCGTTTATTGGAAACCGATTGATGATTATGAAGCTCCTGCCAGACCAATCAAGCTACCACTGAATCCGAAAATTCCACCACCTTTTCCAGTTCAATTATTTGATGGTGGACCAataaaattaatcaaaaatatTCAACTTCAGATGAATAATCATTTTGCCAATGACACAGCATTTACCGTTTTAGATGGAAGACATACAAACATTGGTACTGATAATGATAAATCAATCCTGTCATTTTTCGGCAAAGGCATTCATTCAAAGTTTAATGGGCATCATTATTTACCGCCAATATTAGGTGATACGCATAACGCAACATCACCACTATTTTTTTTGAATACTTCAATTATCTCTCAATCGTTTGATGATAAGAACAAAACGGACATTGATGAGGAAGATCAATCTTTATATTATCCACCACCGTATAGTTTTGTATACAATAACACCTATGACAATCAAGTATTACCAGGTCCTATCGTACCTGGTATTATATTACCACCCCCTCCAAATCTATTTGCTGCTCTAGATGATAATGAAAAAGTTATGAAAATGCCGCTTGCTGTGTTTAATAGAATGCACAACATGAAATTGCATGATCGCTTGAACACATCAGTTATCGTACAACCGATTATAAGTTTCAAAGGACAGAGTCATAGAAACCTATCTGATAGAGTCAAAATTCCCATTAAAATTAAAACGACGAACTACAACATCGAAATAGAAGAGGCCAACGTTAAAGTACTTATATCTGCTAATAACACAAACCGTTCTACAGCAGCTTACAATTCTCCTCTACAGAACACCATAAATATCAGAAAACGTGCAAAAAATAGAGCAGAAATCAATAAACCCAGTAATTTGCTTAACCATTTCCAACCTAATAATGTTAAAGGCAATACTATATACTACGAGTATTTCGACTCCAGAACTCCAGCAGTATATTCGTATAACAATCACATGTCAACGACTCCTACGCcagttttgtttgaaaatgatgaatataTAATAACTTCTGATAAAAAGACATATGAACAGCCATTAGCGAATGGAAAACATCCTTCTATTCAGAGTTACTCAAGAGATAACAAATTACCTGGCATTGAGTACTCTCACTAcaaaacgattgaagagttCAATAGAGAAATTGAAACAATACGGCAAACATTACGTTACTATAAACAATCTTTTCCATTAACTGATTCTGGCCGTCAACTGAGAACCAAACCAATATATGGTAGTTCATTCATTTCTAACTACGCAGATGCATTCAGTAAAATGTTTGGTGGCATAAATTCTTCTACCACGTATTATAACCAAGATCATATTTCCAAGTCTGCCAATCTAAATTTGCAAATGCCAAATGACCACAATTTCTATAAGGAAAATCGTATGACGTATAAACATGTCCCTAGTATAAGACAACCCAACTATAAAGTTCTAGGACAATTTAGTGATTACAACCCCCATGATAATATAGGTATTACAAATGCAAATCCCAAGGTACGTTATACTCCATATACAACACCACGGCCATATTATATAGATCAACCTAAATGGTACATTGGAAAATTAAACGAAGAGCGAATGCCAAATCCTCTTATTTATAATAATGGTGCTAGTGGATATAATCAAAAAATATTCTGTGAACAGCCTTCTACTGACTCTCAACATCAGAAAATCGGTGTTAATCTCCAACAACAACCAGTTAATAGTGCAGGTCCTTTTAGATCATACATTAGTCCAGGTAAAAATAATATGTTGAACGATCAACAACTTCAAACACCAAGCCCATACCTAGAAAGAGATGTATTCATCAATTACAGATACCCACTTCCAACAAAAAATTCTAATAGTGAATATCTACCGGATAATGAAGCAAGCCCAAGAATACTAATTCAGTATAATTTATCAGATGAAAAATCACAGATACATTTCTCCGCTCAGCACGATCCGAAACATCCTTGA